In a genomic window of Chloroflexota bacterium:
- a CDS encoding SDR family oxidoreductase — protein MANSVLVTGTSTGFGQEIALTLAERGFTVYATMRNLARRDALDASAQQRNIKLRVLQLDVTDSSSIERAVETVVEESGGIFGVVNNAGIMLRGYFEDLSDAEIRELFDTNFYGTLAVTRAVLPHMRKAGTGRIVIITSVAGKIGSPSGSAYSASRFAQEGFGESLRQEVEPLGITVSLIEPGITKTDSWTVDKGAGKNTSDPDSPYYAWFKNAEALFDRQMNDSSNTVQDVAAAVYKALSDPQPRWRYMVGRWARLVVNLRRIIPEELFAQVYFGEVMRRVTGADNE, from the coding sequence GTGGCGAATAGCGTCCTGGTAACGGGTACATCAACCGGGTTCGGGCAGGAGATTGCCTTGACTCTGGCTGAACGAGGATTCACAGTCTATGCAACGATGCGAAATCTGGCCCGGCGGGATGCTCTGGATGCCTCTGCCCAACAGCGCAACATCAAGTTGCGAGTGCTTCAACTTGATGTGACCGACTCTTCCAGCATCGAACGGGCCGTCGAAACCGTTGTCGAGGAAAGTGGCGGTATTTTCGGCGTGGTCAACAATGCCGGCATCATGCTGCGGGGTTACTTCGAGGACCTTAGCGACGCTGAGATTCGCGAGCTGTTTGACACGAACTTCTACGGCACGCTGGCTGTAACGCGGGCGGTGTTGCCTCACATGCGCAAGGCCGGGACAGGCAGAATTGTGATTATCACGTCGGTTGCCGGAAAGATAGGCTCACCCTCCGGCAGTGCTTACAGTGCGAGCCGCTTCGCTCAGGAGGGTTTTGGTGAGTCCCTTCGCCAGGAGGTGGAACCGTTAGGTATAACGGTCAGTCTTATTGAGCCAGGCATTACCAAGACTGACAGCTGGACGGTGGACAAAGGGGCCGGCAAAAACACGAGCGATCCCGATAGCCCTTACTACGCCTGGTTCAAAAACGCAGAAGCACTGTTTGACCGGCAAATGAACGACTCGTCGAACACGGTTCAGGATGTGGCTGCCGCCGTGTACAAAGCACTGAGCGATCCACAACCCCGGTGGCGCTACATGGTCGGGCGATGGGCGAGGCTTGTCGTAAATCTACGCCGGATCATACCGGAAGAGTTGTTTGCACAGGTCTATTTTGGCGAGGTGATGCGACGGGTCACCGGTGCGGACAATGAGTAA
- a CDS encoding methyltransferase domain-containing protein → MARYLLAVWPYSGHVHPNITLANALRDRGHDVAFYTGALVDSQVTGQGFRRFPFRRTADRIAGIVGLAQSRPLENWDVPELYERLSVHYTAVFDQGALAQAELVKAMYRDWFAGSMPHQVSDLGEILADWQPDVVVCDPFMWGPTLILREIQSTPVVVFSYFAGCLLPGPDVPPFGFGLPSPRNWWSRLLTLSLYGVRDLTTREIAREVDRIRADNGLSPLSTRVMAYTGQVPLYLVASAVEFDFNRRDLPASVHYVGPFLWDKPGKQLPPSWLQQMGDEAATGGDPIVYVSEGSAHTREPVLLRAAMRGLAERPMQVVMTTGRHREPEDLGLGPVAANIRVEQWVPHSDLFPETSAVVTNGGSGTVLSALLAGVPLVVVPMQWDHLENAQRVVEAGAGLRISPGKCTPERLQAAVERVLNEPSFRLRAQEMGSTFKQYGGPDYAVDLLEKLRVSSETRAYYPMNNGIEFTGERVVPGKTPTYLVWAHTSRYQWIKEQAKGRAVLDAGCGEGYGAAYLAQVADRVVGVDLSLDAVEHARTFYGSPSLSFSVMDCSQLSFPSESFDMVSSFEVIEHLTDVDQFLAGVHRVLKPGGVFFVSTPNGGLNINAGKNPFHETEYTLAEYRELLSAFFPDVQIYGQVCTHRLRESLFMYSTNLYMRSKVYEGLVNSLAPLYFKGQEREVTYDPNWVDQSDSGTFDFSLDSVGKATYFVAVCRKAPD, encoded by the coding sequence ATGGCACGATACCTACTGGCAGTGTGGCCCTATTCCGGTCACGTCCATCCAAATATTACTCTGGCCAATGCACTTCGGGATCGCGGGCATGACGTAGCCTTTTATACTGGCGCACTCGTCGATTCCCAGGTGACTGGGCAGGGTTTCAGGCGATTTCCTTTTCGCCGGACTGCTGATCGCATTGCGGGCATTGTGGGCCTTGCCCAGAGTCGTCCGCTGGAGAACTGGGATGTGCCTGAGCTTTACGAACGTTTGTCGGTTCACTATACGGCGGTGTTCGACCAGGGGGCTCTTGCGCAGGCGGAGCTGGTCAAGGCAATGTACCGGGACTGGTTTGCTGGAAGCATGCCTCATCAGGTCAGCGATCTTGGCGAAATCCTTGCGGATTGGCAGCCTGACGTGGTGGTTTGTGATCCCTTCATGTGGGGACCCACGCTCATCCTGCGTGAAATCCAGTCAACGCCGGTGGTTGTGTTCTCCTACTTCGCCGGTTGCTTGTTGCCGGGCCCTGACGTGCCACCATTCGGATTTGGCCTGCCAAGCCCGCGAAACTGGTGGTCGCGTCTGTTGACGCTCTCTCTGTATGGTGTGCGCGATCTGACAACCCGGGAGATAGCCCGGGAAGTGGACCGGATCAGGGCTGACAATGGCCTGTCACCACTGTCAACTCGGGTCATGGCCTATACTGGCCAAGTGCCTCTTTACCTTGTGGCAAGCGCGGTCGAGTTCGATTTCAACCGCCGCGATCTGCCTGCTTCGGTACACTACGTCGGGCCCTTTCTGTGGGACAAACCTGGCAAGCAGTTGCCTCCGTCATGGCTGCAGCAGATGGGCGACGAGGCCGCGACCGGTGGCGATCCAATCGTCTATGTGTCGGAGGGTTCTGCCCACACGCGTGAGCCGGTCTTGCTTCGAGCGGCGATGCGAGGACTTGCCGAGCGGCCAATGCAGGTTGTGATGACGACCGGGCGTCATCGTGAGCCCGAGGATCTAGGATTGGGCCCCGTTGCAGCAAACATCCGAGTGGAACAATGGGTTCCCCACAGCGATCTGTTTCCTGAAACCAGTGCAGTTGTGACCAATGGAGGAAGCGGCACCGTTTTGTCCGCCTTGCTGGCCGGTGTGCCGTTGGTGGTCGTGCCGATGCAGTGGGATCATCTGGAAAACGCACAGCGCGTCGTGGAAGCAGGTGCGGGCCTGCGGATATCGCCCGGGAAATGCACCCCCGAACGTTTACAGGCGGCCGTTGAGCGGGTGCTCAACGAGCCATCCTTTCGCCTTCGAGCCCAGGAGATGGGATCGACATTCAAGCAGTATGGAGGCCCCGATTACGCCGTTGATCTGCTGGAGAAGTTGCGGGTGTCTTCGGAAACACGAGCATATTATCCAATGAACAATGGAATCGAGTTTACCGGTGAACGTGTGGTGCCAGGCAAGACTCCAACCTATCTGGTGTGGGCGCATACATCGCGATACCAGTGGATCAAGGAGCAGGCCAAAGGGCGGGCAGTCCTCGATGCTGGTTGTGGAGAAGGATATGGCGCTGCCTACCTGGCGCAGGTGGCTGATCGTGTGGTTGGGGTTGATCTCTCCCTCGATGCCGTCGAGCATGCCAGGACGTTTTACGGCTCGCCCTCACTAAGCTTTTCGGTGATGGACTGCAGCCAGCTGAGCTTTCCCTCCGAGAGCTTCGACATGGTTTCTTCGTTTGAGGTAATCGAACATCTAACGGATGTCGACCAGTTCCTGGCCGGAGTGCACAGGGTGTTGAAGCCGGGTGGAGTTTTTTTCGTCTCAACCCCCAATGGTGGACTCAACATCAATGCCGGCAAGAACCCATTCCATGAGACCGAGTATACCCTGGCGGAGTACAGGGAACTGCTTTCCGCTTTTTTCCCCGATGTTCAGATCTATGGCCAGGTTTGTACACATCGGCTGAGAGAGAGCCTGTTCATGTATTCGACCAACCTGTATATGCGCTCGAAGGTTTACGAGGGATTGGTCAACAGTCTGGCCCCACTATACTTCAAGGGTCAGGAGCGAGAGGTGACGTACGATCCTAACTGGGTTGACCAGTCCGATTCGGGAACCTTCGATTTCAGCCTGGACTCGGTTGGGAAGGCGACCTATTTCGTGGCCGTCTGTCGCAAGGCGCCGGATTAA
- a CDS encoding glycosyltransferase translates to MYPNLAIATALRDRGHEVALYTGARAGSTVEGEGFRHFPFQRIDEARVEQLVLSPQGILSRPKAGEHKKMYREWVLDTIPDQLADLDEVMKEWTPDAIVCDPTMWAPFLVLHEERQLPVAIFSLVAACLLSGREGPVLGYPQPRPRNGFERVRFEALKVFIDFYLGDVRRSANELRGRHDLPPIRMSVTDYAGQMPLYLVPSSPEFDYERSDLPPSVHYVGPCLWSKSGSTSAPQWLATLPDDRAVYITEGTVNLEPKILKSAAIGLADLPVQVIMTTGRHRDIEMLDLGPRPLASNLHVEQFVPMDDLLPRVDVVVTTGGPSTVLATLLQGLPLVIVPSDWDHPETAWRVADAGAGIWLKPEQCTPERLRTAVLRLLEEPSFRENARRLGHTLETRGGPVRVVELLEEMIQQP, encoded by the coding sequence TTGTATCCCAACCTGGCTATCGCCACTGCCCTGCGGGATCGTGGGCATGAAGTTGCCCTCTATACGGGCGCGCGGGCCGGTTCAACTGTGGAAGGGGAAGGCTTTCGCCATTTTCCCTTCCAACGAATCGACGAAGCCCGGGTCGAACAGCTGGTCTTATCGCCGCAAGGCATCCTTTCCCGACCGAAGGCGGGAGAACACAAAAAGATGTATCGGGAATGGGTCCTGGACACGATTCCTGATCAACTGGCCGACCTGGACGAGGTGATGAAGGAGTGGACGCCTGACGCCATCGTCTGTGATCCAACGATGTGGGCGCCCTTCCTGGTTCTCCATGAGGAGCGGCAGTTACCAGTCGCCATCTTTTCCCTGGTGGCTGCATGTTTGCTGTCGGGAAGGGAAGGCCCGGTGCTTGGCTATCCACAGCCCCGGCCCCGCAATGGCTTCGAGCGAGTGCGCTTTGAGGCGTTGAAGGTCTTCATAGACTTTTACCTGGGTGATGTTCGGCGCTCGGCAAACGAGCTAAGAGGAAGGCACGATCTGCCACCGATCAGGATGTCGGTCACCGATTATGCCGGGCAGATGCCGTTGTATCTTGTGCCCAGTAGCCCCGAGTTTGACTACGAGCGGAGCGATCTGCCGCCTTCTGTGCACTATGTCGGTCCCTGTCTGTGGAGTAAATCGGGCAGTACATCGGCTCCGCAGTGGCTGGCTACCCTGCCGGACGATCGGGCGGTATACATAACTGAAGGCACCGTCAACCTTGAGCCGAAGATCTTGAAGTCGGCGGCGATCGGCCTGGCCGACCTGCCTGTCCAGGTGATCATGACCACCGGAAGGCACCGCGACATAGAGATGCTGGATTTGGGCCCCAGGCCGCTGGCATCGAACCTTCACGTGGAACAGTTCGTACCGATGGACGACCTGCTGCCTCGGGTGGATGTCGTCGTGACCACAGGTGGCCCGAGCACCGTATTGGCTACCTTGCTTCAGGGGTTGCCCCTGGTGATTGTGCCCTCTGACTGGGATCATCCTGAAACCGCCTGGCGGGTTGCGGATGCCGGCGCTGGGATATGGCTGAAACCGGAGCAGTGCACGCCTGAACGGTTGCGGACAGCGGTGTTGCGTTTACTGGAAGAACCATCATTTCGGGAAAACGCCCGCCGGCTGGGCCATACGTTGGAAACACGGGGCGGCCCGGTTCGTGTTGTCGAGTTACTTGAAGAGATGATCCAACAGCCTTAA
- a CDS encoding fibronectin type III domain-containing protein — MTIKSRNFPKSAMILVVLGITIFAVGMFGATEVAAYPDEGFGDDAWSQMNEQGFGDRQNSWAWGMTWFDGQLYVGTNRAHFCTDVAAIHNVFPNWIDYPPSDPDIECTPLPEDLPLQAEIWRWSPDLTWERVFQSPNDVPIPQRPGSFVARDVGFRGLSVFEEADGTEALYVTGVAPSYIWRDVPTARILRSTDGVNFEQVPADPGTNLGDYPFASMRNPFSHEGRYYIQGGAIQGSGVLLEAEDPAGGNDNFRVVSVPGQVVSSATAFNGYIYMGLRDSAFGYSVVKAEAGGDLPYEWTTIVPEGAFLPTQTNVETLSMEVFGGKLYIGTNGLRIAALGLMGPAEVIRINPDDTWDVVAGNPRLTDEGWKYPISGFDAGFGNFFNGHMWRLEEYGDNLFLGTFDSSTTFKEIPSNEVVLADRMGFDLFRTPNGIDWSPITLTGFDDRFNFGVRSLHGTPNGLFLGTANYYYGLEIYRAYDDHDFLFLPVISNGEAAAVAQEPRQPVADPTPLEAPEMVQTEVFSDHVVVTWEPVEDAVKYHISRNEIIPISLTLSSDVGIVVDASKWTIPELVGTSTGVTFTDDSASSNERYVYFVRAVDGDGVGSLQSLAAPARSLALPATFGHLDGMIADAQERDYLSDEGIIRFDQTQVSAETHYAAGEYQDAVDELQSLRDDLSLDEQDLIISWKAIEVAHFLGRLILRIDLVDAGVLDPSTLN, encoded by the coding sequence ATGACGATCAAGTCAAGAAATTTCCCGAAATCGGCAATGATACTTGTCGTGTTGGGCATTACTATTTTCGCCGTTGGGATGTTTGGCGCTACAGAAGTGGCAGCTTACCCCGACGAGGGCTTCGGTGACGATGCATGGAGCCAGATGAACGAACAGGGCTTCGGCGATCGCCAGAACAGTTGGGCCTGGGGCATGACTTGGTTCGACGGGCAGCTATATGTTGGGACTAATCGCGCCCATTTCTGTACCGATGTGGCTGCGATTCACAACGTATTTCCCAACTGGATAGATTATCCCCCATCCGATCCTGACATTGAGTGTACGCCTCTGCCGGAAGATCTGCCGTTACAGGCAGAAATCTGGCGCTGGTCCCCCGACCTGACCTGGGAGCGCGTGTTCCAGTCTCCTAACGATGTGCCAATTCCGCAGCGCCCTGGTAGTTTCGTCGCTCGGGATGTGGGTTTCCGCGGGTTGAGCGTCTTCGAGGAGGCGGATGGGACAGAGGCGCTTTATGTCACGGGCGTCGCACCTTCCTATATCTGGCGGGATGTGCCAACGGCCCGCATCCTGCGCTCCACCGATGGCGTTAATTTCGAACAGGTACCTGCCGATCCAGGAACCAATTTGGGTGATTATCCGTTTGCCAGCATGCGCAACCCATTTTCCCACGAGGGGCGATACTACATTCAGGGAGGGGCCATCCAGGGCAGTGGTGTCCTGCTGGAGGCTGAAGACCCGGCCGGCGGCAACGACAACTTCCGCGTCGTGAGCGTACCGGGTCAGGTGGTCAGTTCAGCGACCGCCTTCAACGGGTATATCTATATGGGATTGCGCGACTCGGCTTTCGGATATTCTGTTGTGAAGGCCGAAGCGGGAGGGGATCTACCCTACGAGTGGACTACCATCGTTCCGGAGGGAGCGTTTTTGCCCACACAGACCAATGTCGAGACCTTGAGTATGGAGGTCTTTGGTGGAAAGCTCTATATCGGAACCAATGGCTTGAGAATCGCCGCGTTGGGCCTGATGGGCCCTGCAGAGGTGATCCGCATCAACCCCGACGATACCTGGGATGTGGTTGCCGGCAATCCTCGTCTGACCGACGAAGGCTGGAAGTATCCCATCAGCGGATTCGATGCTGGCTTCGGCAACTTCTTCAATGGCCACATGTGGCGCCTGGAGGAATACGGTGACAATCTGTTTCTGGGCACCTTTGACAGCAGCACCACCTTTAAGGAGATTCCCAGCAATGAGGTAGTGCTGGCCGATCGCATGGGCTTTGATCTTTTCAGGACGCCCAACGGAATCGATTGGAGTCCGATCACGCTGACCGGTTTCGACGATCGCTTCAACTTCGGCGTTCGAAGTCTCCATGGCACTCCCAACGGGCTCTTCCTGGGCACAGCCAACTATTACTATGGACTGGAGATCTATCGCGCCTACGACGATCATGATTTTTTGTTCTTGCCGGTTATTTCCAACGGCGAAGCAGCCGCCGTGGCCCAAGAGCCTCGGCAACCGGTGGCCGACCCAACGCCTCTCGAGGCACCTGAGATGGTTCAGACAGAGGTCTTTTCGGACCATGTGGTGGTCACCTGGGAACCGGTGGAAGATGCTGTCAAGTATCATATCTCCCGAAACGAGATCATTCCGATCAGCCTGACCCTGTCCTCCGACGTCGGCATCGTGGTCGATGCCTCAAAATGGACGATCCCCGAATTAGTGGGGACCTCGACTGGAGTCACTTTCACTGACGACAGTGCAAGCTCGAATGAGCGCTACGTATACTTCGTGCGTGCGGTCGATGGGGATGGCGTGGGTTCGTTGCAGTCGTTAGCAGCCCCGGCACGCTCCCTGGCATTGCCGGCCACCTTTGGCCACCTCGATGGGATGATCGCGGATGCCCAAGAGCGGGACTATCTTTCAGACGAGGGTATCATTCGATTCGACCAAACCCAGGTGTCGGCGGAAACACACTATGCGGCCGGTGAGTACCAGGATGCCGTCGACGAACTCCAGTCGCTCCGCGATGATTTGAGCCTGGATGAACAGGATCTGATCATCTCCTGGAAGGCAATCGAGGTCGCTCACTTCCTGGGAAGACTTATCCTTCGAATTGATCTCGTGGACGCTGGCGTCCTGGATCCTTCTACACTGAACTAA
- a CDS encoding NAD-dependent epimerase/dehydratase family protein, giving the protein MTNDYWNGRRVLVTGAPGFIGSHVTDLLVESGARVTVAVLPEQVGEDMANLHQVEDRIDMVAAELSLLDDCRRACRGQDVVFSLAHLDGSVAFKRDKPALVFRQNMLITLNLLEAAHEAGVDRFLVMSSAEVYSPEVSAPMEEADGFRGRPSRTSDGYSWSKRMSEFAAELYSREHGLKVAIARPSNVYGPRDGFELHRGRVIPMFIRKVHESNDSLVIWGSGEQSRSFLYVGDLARGLLDLVEKYPVSDPVNFSGEREISIAELAQLIVRLSGCDVDIVYDLDKPAGPPNRILSREKAIELLGFRETVSLESGLQRTIEYYCKDGLASTDRQASLQPMASIQEKK; this is encoded by the coding sequence ATGACAAACGATTACTGGAATGGTCGAAGGGTATTGGTAACCGGTGCGCCCGGCTTCATTGGCTCCCACGTGACTGATTTGCTGGTGGAGAGTGGGGCGAGGGTTACCGTCGCCGTCCTGCCTGAGCAGGTTGGAGAGGATATGGCAAATCTGCATCAGGTCGAGGATAGGATCGACATGGTGGCAGCGGAACTGAGTTTGCTCGACGACTGCCGGCGTGCGTGCCGGGGCCAGGATGTGGTTTTCAGTCTTGCCCATCTTGATGGCAGTGTGGCGTTTAAGCGGGACAAGCCTGCGCTGGTCTTCCGCCAGAACATGCTCATCACCCTGAATCTGCTTGAGGCGGCCCACGAGGCAGGTGTGGATCGCTTTCTCGTCATGAGCTCCGCGGAAGTGTATTCGCCCGAGGTGTCCGCGCCGATGGAGGAGGCCGATGGTTTTCGGGGAAGGCCCTCCCGGACCTCGGACGGCTACAGTTGGTCGAAACGGATGTCCGAGTTTGCAGCTGAACTCTATAGCCGGGAACATGGTCTCAAGGTTGCCATAGCAAGGCCCAGCAACGTCTATGGCCCCCGTGATGGTTTCGAACTGCATCGCGGCCGGGTGATCCCCATGTTCATTCGCAAAGTTCACGAGAGCAATGACTCGTTGGTGATCTGGGGTTCAGGTGAGCAGAGCCGATCCTTTCTCTATGTGGGAGACCTGGCTCGCGGTTTGCTTGATCTGGTAGAAAAGTATCCGGTGAGCGATCCTGTGAATTTCAGTGGAGAACGGGAGATTAGCATTGCCGAGCTGGCGCAGCTCATTGTACGCCTGTCGGGTTGTGATGTGGATATCGTGTATGATTTGGATAAGCCGGCCGGCCCGCCTAACCGGATTCTGAGCAGGGAAAAAGCCATTGAATTGCTCGGTTTTCGTGAAACCGTATCCCTGGAATCTGGCCTGCAGCGCACCATAGAGTACTACTGCAAAGATGGCCTGGCAAGCACCGACCGGCAGGCATCATTGCAGCCTATGGCTTCCATTCAGGAGAAGAAATGA